Proteins encoded in a region of the Sulfitobacter geojensis genome:
- a CDS encoding type IV secretion system protein yields the protein MGHLLLRTALATTLGVGLHLGALSPALAQGVPVVDTQNIAQNIQQLRQMIEDEILQNEQLTQLREQLATLTDQLAELQRTYEALTRLAELPEIIRTEMEDELNGLLDQEFGDILATIEAIKTGDFSGLSGSGAGEIETQMDRVLADLGFDDETLSEMATSGNPGANRVATQATTGALVSAAAQNSYEDAGQSLERVDRLVGLIDDMEELKQSVDLNTRVTAELAIALVAMWQLEAIQTVGDGTGGVIDAATIAEEQRFMDFTLPDLRAD from the coding sequence ATGGGACATCTGCTCTTGAGGACAGCTTTGGCCACGACACTTGGGGTTGGTCTGCATCTTGGCGCCCTATCCCCTGCCCTCGCGCAAGGCGTGCCCGTCGTCGATACCCAGAACATCGCGCAAAACATCCAGCAGCTGCGGCAGATGATCGAAGACGAGATCCTGCAAAACGAGCAGCTGACGCAGCTCCGCGAACAGCTTGCCACACTCACGGATCAACTCGCGGAGCTGCAAAGAACCTATGAAGCGCTCACCCGACTCGCCGAGCTTCCAGAAATCATCCGGACGGAAATGGAAGACGAGTTGAACGGTCTGCTCGACCAGGAGTTCGGGGACATCCTCGCCACGATTGAGGCGATCAAGACTGGAGATTTCTCGGGCCTCTCGGGCTCCGGCGCAGGCGAAATCGAAACCCAGATGGATCGGGTGCTGGCCGATCTCGGATTTGACGATGAAACCCTCTCGGAAATGGCCACGAGCGGCAATCCCGGGGCCAACCGCGTGGCGACGCAGGCCACCACCGGTGCCCTTGTCTCGGCGGCGGCCCAGAACAGCTATGAGGATGCCGGCCAATCGCTCGAGCGGGTCGACCGCCTTGTCGGGCTCATCGACGACATGGAAGAGCTCAAGCAAAGCGTCGATCTCAACACGCGCGTGACCGCGGAGCTCGCCATTGCACTGGTCGCCATGTGGCAACTCGAAGCCATCCAGACCGTGGGCGATGGCACCGGCGGCGTGATCGATGCCGCCACCATCGCCGAAGAGCAGCGCTTCATGGATTTCACGTTGCCGGACCTCCGGGCAGACTGA
- a CDS encoding cyclic nucleotide-binding domain-containing protein: protein MAEPPTIPKTAKTIFNCIFNPRIYFNAPYRMCLEARMISIMSDWQSIFDDAPFRSLQQGEFLFRREDCIRSMYLVRTGAVALERPLEDGTTLTLHVATAGTALAEASLFAETYHCDAIALSPSQIATMPRANFLSALRDRPDAALSLIKTHAREVQAQRGRIEILRLRRVSDRLDAWLDVHGKPEKGEWIRVADQIGVSPPALYRELALRRRLLKEA from the coding sequence ATGGCCGAACCACCGACAATACCCAAGACGGCCAAGACAATCTTCAATTGCATTTTCAATCCTCGCATATATTTCAATGCACCCTATCGAATGTGCTTGGAAGCCCGTATGATTTCTATCATGTCTGATTGGCAAAGCATATTTGACGACGCGCCATTTCGCTCCCTTCAGCAAGGGGAATTTTTGTTCCGGCGGGAAGATTGCATCAGGTCAATGTATCTTGTCCGTACAGGCGCGGTCGCGCTGGAACGACCATTGGAAGATGGAACTACTCTGACCCTACACGTTGCTACGGCTGGCACTGCATTAGCCGAGGCGTCCCTGTTTGCTGAAACCTACCACTGCGACGCGATAGCGCTCTCGCCTTCCCAGATTGCAACCATGCCACGTGCAAATTTTCTGTCTGCATTGCGCGATCGACCAGATGCGGCTCTGAGCCTGATCAAAACCCATGCCCGAGAGGTTCAGGCACAGAGGGGGCGCATCGAAATACTGCGCCTGCGCCGCGTATCCGACCGACTGGATGCTTGGCTGGACGTGCATGGGAAACCGGAGAAAGGCGAATGGATCAGAGTCGCTGACCAGATCGGTGTGTCACCACCGGCCCTATATCGTGAACTGGCCCTACGAAGGCGATTACTCAAAGAGGCGTGA
- a CDS encoding TrbG/VirB9 family P-type conjugative transfer protein: MFPVRIAFVVLIVLLPGLVAAEAIPRGGPNDNRVRLASYQEGQVYRLSVSLTHVTTIEFGEGESIRSIIAGDTEGFEIDGVPGGQAFAIKPVARGVHTNVTVYTNRRSYYFNVEEVRSPTFYVVQFRYPEDDARPTRAIAAQAPNYNYGTSARTEFTPTRIWDDGTFTYFAFPRNAPVPAIFRYAGGHERTVNTQTPEDGVIRVSGVNRQWVLRLGEEVVCIEAIPPAEAAS; encoded by the coding sequence TTGTTTCCCGTACGAATTGCATTTGTTGTCCTTATCGTTTTGTTGCCGGGGTTGGTCGCCGCCGAAGCCATCCCGCGTGGCGGTCCCAACGACAATCGGGTGCGCTTGGCCAGCTACCAGGAGGGTCAGGTCTACCGTCTCAGCGTGTCGCTCACCCATGTGACCACCATCGAGTTCGGCGAGGGCGAAAGCATCCGCTCGATTATCGCAGGCGACACGGAAGGGTTTGAGATCGATGGCGTGCCGGGCGGCCAGGCCTTCGCGATCAAGCCCGTCGCGCGCGGGGTGCATACCAATGTGACGGTCTACACGAACAGGCGAAGCTACTATTTCAACGTCGAGGAGGTCCGCAGCCCGACCTTCTATGTGGTGCAGTTCCGCTATCCGGAGGACGATGCGCGCCCGACCCGGGCCATCGCCGCCCAAGCGCCGAACTACAATTACGGCACCAGCGCGCGGACCGAGTTCACGCCAACGCGCATCTGGGATGACGGGACGTTCACGTATTTCGCGTTTCCGCGGAACGCACCTGTGCCAGCGATCTTTCGCTACGCGGGCGGCCACGAGCGCACGGTCAACACGCAAACTCCTGAAGACGGCGTGATCCGCGTCAGCGGCGTAAACCGCCAATGGGTCTTGCGACTTGGCGAAGAGGTGGTCTGCATCGAGGCGATCCCGCCCGCGGAGGCCGCCTCATGA
- a CDS encoding type IV secretion system protein VirB3 produces MAERAPLFLGLVRPPKLLGLPIMYAMVWLFGSVLLFVWVQHIAVLAVAALLYPVLWKAADWDPRFIDVMMTALQETPPTRNRSIHGGDSYAP; encoded by the coding sequence GTGGCTGAGCGCGCGCCTCTCTTTCTCGGCCTCGTGCGCCCGCCGAAGCTTCTGGGCCTGCCCATCATGTACGCGATGGTCTGGCTCTTTGGCTCGGTGCTCCTATTCGTCTGGGTCCAGCATATCGCGGTGCTGGCTGTCGCGGCCCTGCTCTATCCGGTGCTGTGGAAGGCCGCGGATTGGGACCCGCGTTTCATCGACGTGATGATGACGGCCCTGCAGGAGACACCGCCCACGCGCAACAGGTCCATTCATGGCGGGGATAGCTATGCCCCGTGA
- a CDS encoding lytic transglycosylase domain-containing protein, giving the protein MVLVMESDGSLTPSQSQNSFARNYNDGIGQGSASDGIAIFGEVEAEQEGVQGAALARPTPLPRADVLSGIQTTALRYAGHPGLRRAGLSVTDWLTLYRANIEVESAYRQDAVSRAGAIGLGQLMPATARDLDVDPRDPLQNLDGSARYLAMMLERFGDPRLALAAYNAGPDAVRQHGGIPPYRETQNHVARVMAVVARLEGSNS; this is encoded by the coding sequence ATGGTCTTGGTCATGGAGAGCGACGGCTCTCTGACCCCGTCGCAGTCTCAGAACAGCTTTGCGCGGAACTACAATGACGGCATCGGTCAGGGTTCAGCCTCCGATGGGATTGCGATCTTCGGCGAGGTAGAGGCCGAGCAAGAGGGCGTCCAAGGCGCGGCCCTTGCCCGCCCGACTCCCCTGCCCCGCGCCGATGTCCTCTCCGGGATTCAGACCACGGCCTTGCGCTATGCCGGCCATCCCGGCCTGCGTCGCGCGGGGCTTTCCGTGACGGATTGGCTGACCCTCTACCGGGCCAATATCGAGGTTGAGAGCGCCTACCGGCAGGATGCGGTCTCCCGCGCGGGCGCTATTGGCCTTGGCCAGCTGATGCCCGCCACCGCGCGTGATCTCGACGTCGATCCGCGCGATCCGTTGCAGAACCTCGACGGCTCTGCCCGTTACCTCGCGATGATGCTGGAGCGCTTCGGCGATCCGCGCCTGGCGCTTGCGGCCTACAACGCGGGACCCGATGCCGTGCGCCAACACGGTGGCATTCCCCCTTACCGAGAAACCCAGAACCACGTGGCCCGCGTCATGGCCGTCGTGGCCCGATTGGAAGGATCAAATTCATGA
- a CDS encoding helix-turn-helix domain-containing protein — protein sequence MAKTIRSKGQVALCQALVDARIKAGLGQKDLADRLRCHQSLIARLESGQRRVDVVELVVLARAIGFDPFQLLAIVEAAMEPDHRI from the coding sequence GTGGCAAAGACAATTAGAAGCAAAGGGCAAGTGGCACTCTGCCAGGCGTTGGTCGACGCGCGCATCAAAGCGGGCCTCGGCCAGAAAGACTTGGCGGATAGGCTCAGATGCCACCAATCCCTTATTGCCCGTCTTGAAAGCGGTCAGCGCCGGGTCGACGTTGTCGAACTGGTCGTTTTGGCGCGTGCCATCGGCTTTGATCCGTTCCAGCTTCTGGCGATCGTTGAAGCCGCCATGGAGCCCGACCACAGGATTTGA
- a CDS encoding virB8 family protein codes for MATEQEIIEEELVYGALRRERLWQRLGLMGLVFGIIGCLSAAAVAILDVDPPPVVVPYDPATGFALPEASVGASSVTANQAIIEAEVFRYVTDREIYNQLDNDLRILSVLRRSDGAAESRLRQIWNSANENYPPTVYGPNARLDVEILSINRIGSNRATVRLRKRLTSINGTQTGLFTATLLFEFRPETRRSIDEVWTNPFGFTVLEYSIRSDRLEN; via the coding sequence GTGGCGACTGAACAAGAAATCATCGAAGAAGAACTGGTCTATGGCGCGCTGCGCCGCGAACGGCTCTGGCAACGCCTTGGCCTGATGGGCCTTGTCTTCGGTATCATCGGCTGTCTGAGCGCAGCAGCAGTCGCGATCCTCGATGTCGACCCACCCCCCGTCGTTGTCCCCTATGATCCCGCCACCGGCTTTGCACTCCCCGAGGCCTCGGTGGGCGCTTCCTCGGTGACCGCCAACCAGGCGATCATCGAGGCGGAGGTCTTCCGCTATGTGACCGACCGGGAGATCTACAATCAGCTCGATAACGATCTGCGCATCCTCAGCGTCCTGCGCCGCTCGGACGGGGCCGCCGAGAGCAGGCTGCGCCAGATATGGAACAGCGCAAATGAAAACTATCCACCGACCGTCTATGGCCCCAATGCCCGGCTCGACGTGGAAATCCTCAGCATCAACCGGATCGGATCCAACCGCGCCACCGTGCGCTTGCGCAAGCGGCTGACCTCCATCAACGGCACCCAGACCGGGCTCTTCACCGCGACCCTTCTCTTCGAGTTCCGTCCCGAGACCCGCCGGTCCATCGATGAGGTCTGGACCAATCCGTTTGGGTTCACCGTGCTCGAATATTCCATCCGCTCCGACAGATTGGAGAACTGA
- a CDS encoding TrbC/VirB2 family protein produces MSNLFVASLALFLLISEPALAQSIDLSPIQSLLQGIVDALTGPLGVVIATLAVLGVFLSWFFNIIDLRQALWVLVGIAGVAAAPTIVAAVFAGG; encoded by the coding sequence ATTTCAAACCTCTTTGTCGCCTCACTGGCGCTCTTCCTGCTCATTTCAGAGCCAGCGCTTGCACAGAGCATCGATCTCTCCCCGATCCAGAGCCTGTTGCAGGGCATCGTCGATGCGCTGACCGGCCCACTAGGCGTTGTCATCGCGACGCTTGCAGTTCTCGGGGTCTTTCTCAGCTGGTTCTTCAACATCATCGATCTGCGCCAGGCGCTTTGGGTGCTTGTCGGCATCGCCGGTGTTGCGGCAGCCCCCACCATCGTTGCCGCGGTCTTTGCCGGTGGCTGA
- a CDS encoding type IV secretion system DNA-binding domain-containing protein, with translation MPRDDARDAALDARTMTPDWYARETRLAHMLPYVSLVDDQTVRTRVNELFRCIRLEGINSYTTDDAYLDKVTALFARIVAQLGPEFSYYVHKVSKAVKPDLDPIREDSFAGEVDRRWRAKLETSGLRDKTLTLTVIHRPPPKSLLPFLSRSAPDRLREETRKRLQRLGEAVNVFLSGLTELKPRLLSAGSGELVGFLGALNTGQELPLYPANTYGFLSFNVANTRVTFHGDHFELSEGVVGHRYGKSFTIGVYSEGTSCTMFDMLNLPVDMIVTHSFTPINSNLMAGRIKRQKRQMQASQDAALSLMEALDIAADDLEAKRQSFGEHHMVVTLFCDTLEELQTLSAEIVNAAATEGVKMIGERVAAKAHYLSQHPGNQPKRVRASAVTNRNFADFAAFHRTQLGKPAALTPWGRVVTYLPTPEQSAYRFSYHEQGSPDKEPTSGHTLIMGRPGSGKSVLSAFLMTQARRAGARIFVFDYRLGMEMAVRANGGRYASLNAGQPTGLNPLWTETDARGTAWLSDWLATLLYRADKPLTPAQTNRIQEVVRQNAQATNPALRNWRDFASLFVSTDDGGDLHQRLLEWTEDGRYGWIFGQSLEDTFSLKGDVVGFDLTGILDSEADKERMAVLSYLFRRVEREIEDRRPTIIVIDEAWKALDNAYFAERLSNWLVTARKQNTVAVMMTQYASQLERTRTGKTIIEAVPTQILLPKIRAQPADYAMLNLTEKELDVLLNTGSNSRLALIRDDQGSIVVDADLSALGPNLTILGGMEKGEALVGPDYRDRPDFWRLS, from the coding sequence ATGCCCCGTGATGACGCCCGTGATGCTGCGCTCGATGCCCGCACAATGACGCCGGACTGGTATGCGCGCGAGACCCGCCTCGCGCATATGCTGCCCTATGTGAGCCTCGTTGACGACCAGACCGTGCGGACCCGGGTGAACGAACTCTTCCGCTGCATCCGGCTCGAGGGGATCAACAGCTACACGACCGACGATGCCTATCTCGACAAGGTGACGGCGCTTTTTGCCCGCATCGTCGCGCAGCTCGGGCCGGAATTCAGCTATTACGTCCACAAGGTCTCCAAGGCCGTCAAACCTGATCTCGACCCCATCCGCGAGGATAGCTTCGCAGGCGAGGTGGACCGGCGCTGGCGCGCGAAACTCGAGACCAGCGGGCTCCGCGACAAGACGCTGACGCTCACCGTCATTCACCGCCCACCCCCGAAAAGCCTTCTGCCGTTCCTCAGCCGTAGCGCACCGGACCGCCTGAGAGAGGAGACCCGCAAGCGCCTGCAGCGCTTGGGCGAGGCCGTGAACGTCTTCCTCTCGGGGCTTACCGAGCTCAAGCCGCGCCTGCTGTCAGCGGGATCGGGAGAGTTGGTGGGGTTTCTGGGCGCACTGAACACGGGGCAAGAGCTGCCGCTCTACCCGGCAAACACCTACGGCTTTCTGTCCTTCAACGTCGCCAATACCCGCGTGACGTTTCATGGCGATCATTTCGAGCTCTCGGAAGGCGTCGTGGGGCATCGCTACGGCAAGAGTTTCACCATCGGGGTATACTCGGAAGGCACCTCCTGCACCATGTTCGACATGCTGAACCTGCCGGTCGACATGATCGTGACGCACTCCTTCACGCCGATCAATTCGAACCTCATGGCGGGCCGTATCAAGCGGCAAAAGCGCCAGATGCAGGCCAGCCAGGATGCGGCCCTCTCGCTCATGGAAGCCCTCGACATCGCCGCCGATGATCTCGAGGCCAAGCGCCAAAGCTTCGGCGAGCATCACATGGTCGTGACGCTCTTTTGCGACACGCTCGAAGAACTGCAAACCCTCAGCGCGGAGATCGTGAACGCCGCGGCAACCGAAGGCGTGAAGATGATTGGCGAGCGGGTCGCGGCCAAGGCGCATTACCTCAGCCAGCACCCCGGCAACCAGCCAAAGCGCGTCCGCGCCAGCGCCGTCACCAACCGCAACTTCGCGGATTTTGCGGCCTTCCACCGGACACAGCTCGGCAAACCTGCAGCACTTACCCCCTGGGGCCGGGTCGTCACCTATTTGCCCACGCCGGAGCAGAGCGCGTACCGGTTTTCCTATCACGAGCAGGGATCGCCCGACAAAGAACCGACCAGCGGCCATACCCTGATCATGGGGCGGCCCGGGTCGGGCAAATCGGTGCTCTCGGCCTTCCTGATGACCCAGGCCCGTCGAGCAGGGGCGCGGATCTTCGTCTTCGACTACCGTCTCGGTATGGAGATGGCGGTGCGCGCCAATGGCGGGCGCTACGCCTCCCTGAACGCAGGCCAGCCCACGGGTCTCAATCCGCTCTGGACCGAAACCGATGCGCGGGGGACCGCCTGGCTCTCGGACTGGCTTGCCACGCTTCTCTACCGCGCCGACAAGCCCCTGACGCCGGCACAGACCAATCGCATCCAGGAAGTCGTGCGCCAGAACGCGCAGGCCACAAACCCGGCCCTGCGGAACTGGCGGGATTTCGCGTCGCTTTTTGTGTCCACCGATGATGGCGGCGATCTGCACCAGCGCCTGCTTGAGTGGACCGAAGACGGCCGCTATGGCTGGATCTTCGGGCAGAGCCTCGAGGACACGTTCTCGCTCAAGGGCGATGTCGTGGGCTTCGATCTGACCGGCATTCTCGACAGCGAGGCCGACAAGGAACGGATGGCGGTCCTGTCCTATCTTTTCCGCCGGGTCGAGCGCGAGATCGAGGATCGCCGCCCCACCATCATCGTGATCGACGAGGCCTGGAAGGCCCTCGATAACGCGTATTTCGCCGAGCGGCTGTCGAACTGGCTGGTGACCGCGCGCAAGCAGAACACCGTCGCGGTGATGATGACGCAATACGCGAGCCAGCTCGAGCGCACCCGGACCGGCAAGACCATCATCGAGGCGGTGCCGACGCAGATCCTGCTGCCCAAAATCCGCGCGCAGCCTGCGGATTACGCCATGCTGAACCTGACGGAGAAGGAGCTCGACGTCCTTCTGAACACGGGCAGCAACAGCCGCCTCGCGCTGATCCGCGACGACCAGGGCTCAATCGTCGTCGATGCCGATCTGAGCGCCCTCGGGCCCAATCTCACGATCCTTGGCGGCATGGAAAAGGGCGAAGCGCTCGTCGGCCCCGATTACCGCGACCGCCCAGACTTCTGGAGGCTTTCATGA
- a CDS encoding lytic transglycosylase domain-containing protein, with protein sequence MKSSLPHILAFCLLPGLVLSQGVPTNDSGLTARDIVETGDREADLAVQADKLAVRELIAEIEREQLETLRRILDAQTSFGGQGLPAMVSGLESGSGDPDRSVAAVYGTGQIDPNPGGEQMFGDVSETIEQLIIRVAQETSGFAGVGRAGLSPVQWRALLQALIWQESRFTIGARSPVGAYGLTQIMPGTASDLGINPEYYDSPYLQVHGGARYLATQLNTFDGNIINALAAYNAGPGRVFEYGGVPPFRETQHYVQVIPERYNLYLTRIGGIEALGTIDPALLANANLSLTGHGAAFYGNNSPAAIRQAALRIADIVERISETEDVQESVALNTYARAELVRLVAARIRLQAARTRVLSAEELAQASARMAEGAFMDFTIREIE encoded by the coding sequence TTGAAGTCTAGCCTGCCTCATATCCTCGCGTTTTGCCTGCTGCCCGGTCTCGTCTTGTCTCAAGGCGTGCCGACCAATGACAGTGGGCTGACCGCGCGTGACATCGTCGAGACCGGCGATCGCGAAGCAGACTTGGCAGTTCAGGCGGACAAGCTTGCCGTGCGCGAACTCATCGCCGAGATCGAACGGGAGCAGCTGGAAACCCTCCGACGCATCCTCGATGCCCAGACCAGCTTCGGCGGTCAGGGCCTGCCCGCCATGGTCTCGGGGCTGGAAAGCGGCAGCGGGGATCCCGACCGCTCGGTGGCGGCGGTCTATGGCACGGGCCAGATAGATCCCAATCCCGGCGGTGAACAGATGTTCGGGGATGTGTCTGAGACCATCGAGCAGCTCATCATCCGCGTGGCTCAGGAGACCAGCGGCTTTGCGGGTGTTGGCCGCGCAGGGCTTTCCCCCGTCCAATGGCGCGCGCTGCTGCAAGCGCTGATCTGGCAGGAAAGCCGTTTCACCATCGGTGCACGCTCTCCCGTCGGCGCCTATGGCCTCACCCAGATCATGCCGGGCACGGCCAGCGATCTGGGCATAAACCCGGAATACTATGACAGCCCTTACCTGCAGGTGCATGGCGGCGCGCGCTATCTCGCGACCCAGCTCAACACATTCGATGGCAACATCATCAACGCCCTTGCGGCCTATAATGCCGGACCCGGCCGGGTTTTCGAGTATGGCGGCGTTCCGCCCTTTCGCGAGACCCAGCACTACGTCCAGGTGATCCCCGAACGCTATAACCTCTATTTGACCCGTATCGGCGGGATCGAAGCGCTTGGCACGATCGACCCCGCGCTTCTGGCCAATGCCAACCTCTCGCTCACTGGGCACGGCGCGGCCTTCTATGGCAACAACTCACCCGCCGCGATCAGGCAAGCCGCCCTGCGTATTGCGGATATCGTCGAACGGATTTCCGAGACCGAGGATGTGCAGGAGAGCGTTGCGCTCAACACTTATGCCCGCGCCGAACTCGTGCGTCTCGTGGCTGCCCGCATCCGGCTTCAGGCCGCCCGCACCCGCGTACTCTCCGCCGAAGAGCTGGCCCAGGCCAGCGCCCGCATGGCCGAAGGCGCGTTCATGGATTTTACGATCAGGGAGATTGAATGA
- a CDS encoding c-type cytochrome gives MKKSLVIAGCVGMLLASALFVAVMSMAAEDRIILKDTDLRIVAAGEAVYASNCASCHGANLEGQSNWRSPGSDGRLPAPPHDNTGHTWHHDGDTLFRLTKYGTGALIGDPEYASDMPIYDGVLTDDEIIAVLSYIKSTWPQEIRERHDEMEQDHPG, from the coding sequence GTGAAAAAGTCCCTCGTAATCGCAGGCTGCGTCGGCATGCTTCTGGCGTCTGCCCTGTTCGTAGCTGTAATGAGCATGGCCGCTGAAGACCGCATCATCCTAAAGGACACCGACCTTAGGATCGTGGCAGCGGGTGAGGCAGTGTACGCCTCGAACTGTGCATCCTGTCACGGGGCCAACCTTGAAGGCCAGTCGAACTGGCGCTCGCCTGGCTCGGATGGGCGGCTCCCGGCACCACCTCACGATAACACCGGACATACGTGGCACCATGACGGCGACACTCTGTTCCGTCTCACAAAATATGGGACGGGCGCTCTGATCGGTGATCCTGAATACGCATCAGACATGCCCATCTATGATGGCGTTCTAACGGACGACGAGATCATCGCCGTCCTCAGTTACATCAAGTCGACTTGGCCGCAGGAAATCCGCGAACGGCACGACGAAATGGAGCAGGATCATCCCGGATGA